Proteins encoded together in one Venturia canescens isolate UGA chromosome 10, ASM1945775v1, whole genome shotgun sequence window:
- the LOC122416805 gene encoding uncharacterized protein: protein MSVSKEQGEDPPGSLGSRTRSRIETTANKATPDALTVEFHFGRRTLNFGGFRGAIRNLALAITDPSERARAVLWINKLFGAEYHVEVLRDKRNRYLAALTVSMINDELIGIFAEDPPVCALRDITKMQILPAPVAEWENDTTWADFVSTLPDNCKEVNSMIHTQSFHCGDEMCKQASVDMGQQLDSEFLFLLYQMRPYAALMPCRDYKTKVAAWMQTLCRLGCMGCDKMRALRNDYAYSLYGYVRDLRVAGPFQDFPPKMSLPSLCEAAKAAAKKHPLTSPFSEEANAFLEVQPNLEDGAFCYFAITGDFANPDSLLPP from the exons atgtccgtgagcAAAGAACAGGGCGAAGATCCCCCGGGGAGTTTGGGCTCGAGGACGCGATCGCGGATCGAGACGACGGCCAATAAAGCGACGCCGGACGCTCTGACTGTCGAGTTTCA TTTCGGCCGACGGACATTGAATTTCGGTGGCTTCAGAGGCGCCATCCGAAATCTCGCGCTCGCCATCACCGATCCGTCCGAACGAGCTCGAGCAGTTCTCTGGATTAACAAACTTTTCGGGGCCGAATATCACGTCGAAGTTCTCCGGGACAAACGTAACCGCTACTTGGCCGCCCTCACCGTCAGTATGATCAACGACGAACTCATCGGAATTTTCGCCGAGGATCCACCTGTTTGCGCCCTCAGGGATATCACCAAAATGCAGATACTTCCGGCACCCGTCGCAGAGTGGGAAAACGACACCACGTGGGCCGATTTCGTTTCGACTTTACCGGATAATTGTAAAGAGGTTAATTCAATGATTCATACTCAATC TTTTCACTGCGGTGACGAGATGTGCAAGCAGGCATCGGTGGACATGGGTCAGCAGCTCGACAGC GAGTTTTTGTTTCTGCTCTACCAAATGAGACCGTACGCGGCTTTGATGCCTTGTCGCGATTACAAAACGAAAGTTGCCGCTTGGATGCAAACTCTCTGCCGACTGGGATGCATGGGATGCGACAAAATGAGGGCGCTCCGAAACGATTACGCGTATTCGCTCTACGGATACGTTCGAGACTTGAGAGTGGCCGGGCCGTTCCAAGATTTCCCGCCGAAAATGAGCTTGCCTTCTCTCTGTGAAGCCGCCAA AGCCGCGGCGAAGAAGCACCCGCTGACGTCACCCTTCAGCGAAGAGGCCAATGCCTTTCTGGAAGTCCAACCGAACCTCGAAGACGGTGCGTTTTGTTATTTCGCAATAACCGGAGATTTCGCGAATCCGGATTCGCTCCTCCCGCCTTAA